The following proteins are encoded in a genomic region of Thiomicrospira sp. R3:
- the rnhA gene encoding ribonuclease HI gives MFTDGGCKGNPGPGGWGALLRFNQIEKELKGFEADTTNNRMELMAAISAFEALKRPCQAIITTDSQYVKNGITQWLTNWKKRGWKTANNKPVKNQDLWQRLEAAMAGHQVEWRWVKGHSGHAENERVDQLANRAIDELLAQT, from the coding sequence ATGTTTACGGATGGTGGATGTAAGGGAAATCCTGGGCCAGGAGGTTGGGGTGCATTATTACGCTTTAATCAGATTGAAAAAGAGCTGAAAGGCTTTGAAGCCGATACCACAAATAACCGGATGGAATTGATGGCGGCGATTAGTGCGTTTGAAGCACTTAAACGTCCATGTCAAGCGATTATCACCACGGATTCTCAGTATGTTAAAAACGGTATTACGCAATGGCTGACGAATTGGAAAAAACGAGGTTGGAAAACCGCGAATAACAAGCCTGTTAAAAACCAAGACTTATGGCAACGATTAGAAGCCGCAATGGCTGGACACCAGGTCGAATGGCGCTGGGTTAAAGGTCATAGTGGGCATGCTGAAAATGAACGTGTCGATCAATTAGCTAACCGGGCGATTGATGAGTTATTAGCACAAACATAA
- a CDS encoding methyltransferase domain-containing protein produces the protein MQTHRFQAFLREWFSSRVGAALFAQERDLVEKELARLFGYYLLQIGHISSSGILSTSRIKNKIIIDDQALFTAEQLVVANLDFLPFKAESVDVIVMPHTLESVPDPYHLVRQVDSILRSEGALVITGFNSIGCTVLRSRLGSARKDLRKAHFINMHRIIDWLNLLGYEIKVAKHGPISCLANRKGRLDSWFWNTIERFERWLDKVGIHFGNVYIIVAKKRDITPKPVGLDWKLANWLPLSNKGRVAASCEQHKIVNKQDVQ, from the coding sequence GTGCAAACTCATCGATTTCAAGCTTTTTTAAGAGAATGGTTTTCTTCGCGTGTTGGTGCGGCTTTATTTGCACAAGAACGCGATTTGGTTGAAAAAGAACTAGCACGCTTGTTTGGTTATTACTTGTTGCAAATAGGTCATATTTCATCATCAGGTATTTTGAGTACAAGTCGAATTAAAAATAAAATCATTATTGATGATCAAGCACTTTTTACGGCAGAGCAGTTAGTGGTTGCTAACTTAGACTTTCTGCCTTTTAAAGCTGAAAGCGTTGATGTGATTGTCATGCCTCATACCCTTGAATCAGTACCTGACCCCTATCATCTTGTACGCCAAGTTGACTCGATTTTAAGGTCTGAAGGCGCGTTAGTTATAACCGGGTTTAATTCGATTGGCTGCACTGTTTTACGAAGCCGACTGGGTTCAGCACGTAAAGATTTGCGCAAGGCACATTTTATTAACATGCACCGTATTATTGATTGGCTCAACCTGCTCGGTTATGAAATAAAAGTGGCTAAACATGGCCCAATTTCTTGCCTGGCTAACCGTAAAGGTCGGCTCGACAGTTGGTTTTGGAACACTATAGAACGCTTTGAACGGTGGCTGGACAAGGTAGGTATTCATTTTGGTAATGTTTATATTATCGTGGCGAAAAAACGTGATATTACGCCAAAGCCCGTTGGTCTAGATTGGAAATTGGCAAACTGGTTACCCTTATCCAATAAGGGGCGCGTGGCTGCATCCTGTGAGCAGCATAAAATAGTTAACAAACAAGATGTACAATAA
- the gloB gene encoding hydroxyacylglutathione hydrolase: MSLTIHPIHALADNYIWLIESNKQAWVVDPGEAEPVLARLAHLNLNLAGILLTHHHYDHTDGVEKLLKNYPESSVYASCLMQKPYITDRVAEGGKLFIANSCFQVIETPGHTLDHIAFYNDQVLFCGDTLFSGGCGRVFEGTAQQMTDSLLKLRALPDSLHVYCGHEYTLSNMNFANLAEPDNIEIQQRLDQVRAQRRQNQDCVPSLLSLEKKTNPFMRFDLEPLAGRLTSREQASNLTESDLFASCRAWKDQLDKTGELDVI; this comes from the coding sequence ATGAGCCTCACTATTCATCCCATACATGCCTTAGCAGATAACTATATCTGGCTAATAGAATCCAATAAGCAGGCCTGGGTAGTAGACCCGGGCGAAGCTGAACCTGTGTTGGCTCGTTTAGCGCATTTAAACCTCAATCTAGCCGGAATCCTGTTAACCCATCACCATTACGATCATACCGACGGTGTAGAAAAGTTGCTAAAAAACTACCCAGAATCAAGTGTTTATGCGAGTTGTTTAATGCAAAAACCCTACATTACTGATCGAGTCGCTGAGGGTGGCAAACTATTCATTGCCAATAGTTGTTTTCAGGTTATTGAAACGCCCGGCCATACTTTAGATCACATTGCCTTTTATAATGACCAAGTCTTATTCTGCGGTGACACCTTGTTTAGCGGTGGATGTGGACGGGTATTTGAAGGAACGGCCCAGCAAATGACCGACTCTTTACTCAAGCTGCGCGCCCTACCCGATTCACTCCATGTTTATTGTGGCCACGAATATACCCTCAGTAACATGAATTTCGCCAACCTAGCAGAACCAGACAATATTGAGATCCAACAACGTCTTGATCAAGTGCGTGCACAGCGCCGCCAAAACCAAGACTGTGTGCCCTCATTGTTGAGCCTTGAAAAAAAGACCAATCCATTTATGCGATTTGACCTTGAGCCGCTTGCTGGGCGATTAACTAGCCGAGAACAAGCTTCAAATCTCACTGAGAGCGACTTATTTGCTAGCTGTCGTGCCTGGAAAGATCAGCTCGATAAAACAGGTGAACTCGATGTCATTTAA
- a CDS encoding LysM peptidoglycan-binding domain-containing protein has protein sequence MSFNKDKKPLNPRILLLPAFLMGSLILSGCQTSLPLIKSDRSSPSISESVEQRQDQQRAEHAQHYLARTEQLNLEELAFDQLIKQQSQAMPFELEPDTPYENLWDELASNFQLMESHQDLFQEYIAFYLNNPRHLERISVRASPYLYFIYDAINERGMPYELAMLPIIESAFYPYARSNMSAVGLWQFIPSTGRMFELHQNWWFDGRQDIYLSTHAALDYLETLYDRNNQDWFLALASYNAGYGRILQATARLKRANPNAEINYWSIRPYLPAETRHYVPQLLAVSYLIKNREKYNLTIEPIQNEPYLALVELDRQIDLNQAAKMAGVSNELLKHLNPGYLKTVTPPEGPHHLFLPINNLAKFNQNLANNSRLFDIKWARHEIRQGDTLGAIALRYGTSIDEIRRLNNIHGNTIRAGRTLLIPIPANETPRTLLAQNTASTSTPSRSASNPNAHRHQVARGESLSVIAQQYGVSINDIIKWNNLNPRQPLQIAQTLEIRQGKIGHKIEHQVREGESLWVIARRYNVTVNELLNWNRLSNASLIRPGTKLDIWQAGPNNIYTVRRGDTIWDIARNYNITSNDLMRYNNMNQNQFLRPGQVLRIPGRS, from the coding sequence ATGTCATTTAATAAGGATAAAAAACCATTGAACCCACGTATTTTATTATTACCCGCTTTTTTAATGGGTAGCCTTATATTGTCAGGTTGTCAAACCAGTCTACCGCTTATTAAATCAGATAGATCGAGCCCATCTATTAGTGAATCTGTGGAGCAACGCCAAGATCAACAGCGGGCCGAACATGCTCAACACTATCTGGCAAGAACCGAACAACTCAATCTTGAAGAGCTGGCTTTTGACCAACTCATAAAACAACAAAGCCAAGCTATGCCGTTTGAACTAGAACCGGATACACCCTATGAAAACCTGTGGGATGAGCTAGCTTCAAATTTCCAATTAATGGAAAGTCATCAAGACCTTTTTCAAGAGTATATCGCTTTTTATTTAAATAACCCACGTCACCTTGAGCGGATTTCTGTAAGAGCTAGTCCTTATCTGTACTTTATATATGATGCGATTAATGAACGTGGCATGCCTTATGAACTGGCTATGTTGCCGATAATTGAAAGTGCATTTTATCCCTATGCTCGCTCCAATATGAGCGCGGTAGGACTTTGGCAATTTATTCCATCCACCGGACGCATGTTTGAGTTACATCAAAACTGGTGGTTTGATGGTCGTCAGGACATTTATCTAAGTACCCATGCGGCGCTTGATTACTTAGAAACCCTCTATGACCGAAATAACCAAGACTGGTTTTTAGCGCTAGCCTCCTATAACGCAGGTTATGGTCGTATTTTACAAGCCACAGCCAGATTAAAACGCGCTAATCCGAATGCCGAAATCAATTATTGGTCAATCCGCCCTTACTTACCCGCTGAAACCCGTCACTATGTCCCACAGCTGCTTGCTGTTAGCTATCTAATAAAAAACAGAGAAAAGTATAATCTTACTATTGAACCCATTCAGAATGAACCTTATCTCGCATTGGTTGAGTTGGACCGTCAAATTGACTTGAACCAGGCCGCTAAAATGGCAGGGGTGTCGAACGAGTTGCTTAAACATCTCAATCCAGGTTATTTAAAAACCGTTACACCACCAGAAGGCCCGCATCACTTGTTTTTACCGATCAATAACCTTGCTAAATTTAACCAAAATTTAGCAAATAACAGTCGTTTATTTGATATAAAATGGGCGCGTCATGAAATTAGGCAGGGTGATACACTAGGCGCTATTGCATTACGTTATGGAACATCGATTGACGAAATTAGACGGTTGAATAATATTCATGGCAACACCATTCGAGCAGGACGAACGCTACTGATTCCGATTCCAGCAAACGAAACACCAAGAACGCTTTTAGCGCAGAATACTGCAAGCACAAGCACACCGAGCCGAAGTGCATCCAATCCAAATGCCCACCGTCACCAGGTTGCACGTGGCGAGTCCTTATCCGTGATCGCCCAACAATATGGCGTCAGCATTAATGACATAATTAAATGGAATAATCTAAACCCTAGACAGCCACTACAAATTGCGCAAACCTTAGAAATTAGACAGGGTAAAATTGGCCATAAAATTGAACATCAGGTACGCGAAGGTGAAAGTCTATGGGTGATAGCAAGGCGTTATAACGTAACCGTAAACGAACTGCTTAACTGGAATCGTCTATCCAATGCGAGCTTAATCCGCCCAGGAACAAAACTCGATATTTGGCAAGCCGGACCCAATAACATTTACACCGTCCGCAGAGGCGATACTATTTGGGATATCGCACGTAATTACAATATCACTAGCAACGACTTAATGCGTTATAACAATATGAATCAAAATCAGTTTCTACGCCCGGGACAAGTATTGCGTATTCCTGGAAGAAGTTAA
- a CDS encoding lytic transglycosylase domain-containing protein yields the protein MLKKISILKQLFILFVLMPTLTLANQTLQQKDFLAGVEYLKNADRVNASLIRTRLDGHPLQPIFIYQDIIRNLDSTSSIVIKGFIDQNRHLAISDRLYQQWLSHLAQTQQWSAFMQYSESAEFTGQDFQCWRYQAKINQQPQALIISDVRDLWLDQLTPTDACQPLENYLLKTKQLPGWLIWQKIEHAFQANQVDVARLLANHLSRVDRQAVHQWIEFHTHPEKLITELPSLDSAFINRKIFLHSLSRLANQQPETASQLLDLHQQRYSIRTDERLAIQRTISLRLAFRYDEKAQYFLQNYNQQSADQDTLRWQAQVALRQSDWRSLYQAIQMMDLAEQRSTKWQYWQARSLAQLNQPEQAHFIYKQLANERSYYGFLASDQLAQPYNLKSQALSTPEQLARVQNKYPALDLIENLLAIGWRVNASREWRHLLQTADEQDLTAIAQIAHQWQAYVFSFQALAQGKQWDLLELRFPTPYQQLVMQNAEKNKLDPAWIYSIIRRESAYQTDIRSSAGAVGLMQLRPTTARYIGQKRGFSRQTYQNLTDAQSNIELGSAYLHYLMEKFDGHSVKATAAYNAGPRRVNDWLPHHAPLDADQWIDAIPFNETRKYVKAVLEHQIIFSALLNQEKVRLSFLMPPINAR from the coding sequence ATGTTAAAAAAAATTTCTATATTAAAACAACTGTTTATATTGTTTGTTTTAATGCCAACTTTAACGCTAGCTAACCAAACGCTTCAACAAAAAGACTTCCTAGCGGGCGTGGAATATCTTAAAAATGCTGACCGTGTTAATGCCAGTCTTATTCGCACAAGATTGGACGGTCACCCACTCCAACCTATTTTTATATACCAAGATATTATTCGAAACTTAGATAGTACCTCATCGATCGTCATTAAGGGGTTTATTGATCAAAATCGCCATCTAGCCATATCAGACCGTCTTTACCAACAATGGTTAAGTCATCTTGCCCAAACACAGCAATGGTCTGCTTTTATGCAATACAGTGAGTCAGCTGAATTTACAGGCCAGGATTTCCAGTGTTGGCGTTATCAAGCAAAAATAAATCAACAACCGCAAGCGCTAATTATCTCAGACGTTCGAGACCTATGGCTTGACCAACTTACACCAACCGACGCATGCCAACCCCTTGAAAACTACCTGCTTAAAACGAAACAATTACCTGGCTGGCTTATTTGGCAAAAAATTGAACATGCATTTCAAGCCAATCAAGTTGACGTTGCCAGGTTACTGGCTAATCATTTATCCAGAGTTGATCGCCAAGCGGTTCATCAATGGATTGAATTTCATACCCATCCTGAAAAACTCATCACCGAACTTCCTAGCCTCGATTCCGCTTTTATAAATAGAAAAATATTTTTACATAGTTTAAGTCGATTAGCGAACCAACAGCCTGAAACAGCTAGCCAGCTTTTAGACTTGCATCAGCAGCGTTATAGCATCCGGACGGATGAAAGGTTAGCGATTCAGCGCACCATCAGTCTTCGATTAGCCTTTCGTTATGATGAAAAAGCCCAATACTTCTTACAAAACTATAACCAACAATCTGCCGACCAAGATACGCTGCGTTGGCAGGCACAAGTTGCACTGCGTCAGTCAGACTGGCGCAGTTTATACCAAGCAATACAAATGATGGATTTGGCTGAGCAGCGCTCCACTAAATGGCAATATTGGCAAGCTAGATCCTTAGCTCAGCTCAATCAGCCGGAACAAGCTCACTTCATTTATAAACAACTCGCCAACGAACGCAGCTATTATGGTTTTTTAGCCTCCGACCAACTTGCACAGCCCTACAACCTTAAAAGCCAAGCCCTTTCTACACCTGAACAGCTCGCCAGAGTTCAAAACAAATACCCCGCACTCGACTTAATAGAAAACCTACTAGCGATTGGCTGGCGAGTGAATGCCAGTCGAGAATGGAGGCATCTGTTACAAACGGCAGATGAACAAGATTTAACCGCCATTGCTCAAATAGCGCATCAATGGCAAGCCTATGTTTTTAGTTTTCAAGCCTTAGCCCAGGGAAAACAATGGGACTTACTCGAACTCAGGTTTCCAACGCCTTATCAGCAACTGGTTATGCAAAATGCAGAAAAAAACAAACTTGATCCTGCCTGGATTTATAGCATCATCAGGAGAGAAAGCGCTTATCAAACGGATATCCGCTCATCTGCAGGTGCAGTGGGTTTAATGCAGCTAAGACCCACTACAGCACGCTATATAGGCCAAAAACGTGGTTTTTCAAGGCAAACCTACCAAAATCTTACCGATGCCCAGTCTAATATTGAATTAGGCTCTGCTTATCTACACTACCTAATGGAAAAATTTGATGGCCATAGTGTTAAGGCAACCGCAGCCTATAACGCCGGACCAAGACGAGTGAATGATTGGCTTCCTCACCATGCCCCACTTGACGCCGACCAGTGGATTGATGCCATTCCTTTCAATGAAACAAGAAAGTATGTAAAAGCGGTACTCGAGCATCAAATCATTTTTTCAGCTCTGCTTAACCAAGAGAAGGTAAGACTGTCCTTTCTCATGCCACCAATAAACGCTAGATAA
- the cysS gene encoding cysteine--tRNA ligase has protein sequence MNLHIYNTETRQKDAFKPIVPGKVGMYVCGVTVYDYCHIGHARVMVVFDTVVRHMRALGLEVKYVRNITDIDDKIINRAFENQESVQSLTERFISAMHEDETALNILRPDIEPKATDFIPEIQQLVKTLIDKGHAYAADNGDVYFKVKSFDSYGRLSGKKQDELEAGARVEVNPHKQDPMDFVLWKASKANEPAWDSAWGQGRPGWHIECSAMSGSCIGERLDIHGGGMDLQFPHHENEIAQSESAHGEHYVNTWMHVGFVRVDNEKMSKSLNNFFTIREVLKDYHPEVIRYFLLSSHYRSPLNYTIENLDIAKTNLARLYTALQASEPGLVAEGTEFEAKFNEAMDDDFNTPQAMAVLFELIKEVNKTQQPGLVALLQSLANRLGLLTETPEAFFKNQVGQAQGLSDQAIADLIAQRTQARTDKNWARSDEIRDELLAQGIELLDSKERTTWRRI, from the coding sequence ATGAATTTACATATTTACAATACCGAAACCCGTCAGAAAGACGCATTTAAACCGATTGTGCCCGGCAAAGTGGGCATGTATGTCTGTGGCGTTACGGTGTATGACTATTGCCATATCGGCCATGCGCGGGTGATGGTGGTGTTTGATACGGTGGTGCGCCATATGCGTGCACTTGGGCTAGAGGTGAAGTATGTGCGCAATATCACCGACATAGACGACAAGATTATTAACCGTGCTTTTGAAAACCAAGAATCGGTTCAAAGCCTCACCGAACGTTTTATCAGCGCCATGCACGAAGATGAAACCGCGTTGAATATTTTGCGCCCAGATATTGAACCCAAAGCGACTGATTTTATCCCGGAAATCCAACAGCTAGTGAAAACCCTCATCGACAAAGGTCATGCTTATGCAGCGGATAATGGCGATGTCTATTTCAAGGTGAAATCCTTTGATTCTTACGGCCGTTTGTCCGGTAAAAAGCAAGACGAGCTGGAAGCGGGTGCGCGGGTCGAAGTGAATCCGCATAAACAAGACCCGATGGATTTTGTATTGTGGAAAGCCTCCAAAGCAAACGAACCCGCTTGGGATTCGGCTTGGGGGCAGGGTAGACCGGGTTGGCATATTGAATGTTCGGCCATGTCGGGTTCGTGCATTGGCGAGCGTTTGGATATTCATGGTGGCGGGATGGATTTGCAGTTCCCCCACCATGAAAACGAAATCGCGCAATCGGAAAGTGCGCATGGCGAACATTATGTTAATACCTGGATGCATGTTGGCTTTGTGCGTGTGGACAACGAAAAGATGTCCAAGTCGCTGAATAACTTTTTCACGATTCGTGAAGTGCTCAAAGACTATCACCCTGAAGTGATTCGTTATTTCTTGTTGTCGAGCCATTACCGCAGCCCGTTAAACTACACGATTGAAAACCTAGACATTGCCAAAACCAATCTTGCGCGTTTATACACCGCGCTGCAAGCTTCGGAACCAGGCCTGGTAGCAGAAGGTACTGAATTTGAAGCTAAATTTAACGAGGCCATGGATGATGATTTTAATACCCCACAAGCGATGGCGGTGTTGTTTGAACTGATCAAAGAGGTCAATAAAACGCAACAACCAGGCCTGGTGGCTTTGCTGCAAAGCCTAGCAAACCGTTTAGGGTTATTGACTGAAACCCCAGAGGCTTTCTTTAAAAACCAAGTCGGCCAAGCGCAGGGGTTGAGTGATCAGGCGATTGCGGATTTAATAGCGCAACGCACTCAAGCTCGCACCGATAAAAATTGGGCGCGTTCTGATGAAATACGTGATGAGTTATTGGCGCAAGGCATCGAGTTACTCGATAGCAAAGAAAGGACAACTTGGCGTCGAATATAA
- the glnS gene encoding glutamine--tRNA ligase — protein sequence MSHAETGDRATHFIRNIIDEDLASGLHQQIQTRFPPEPNGYLHIGHAKSICLNFGLALDYNGQCNLRFDDTNPAKEDLEYVDSIQRDVRWLGFEWSGEIRYSSSYFEQFFHYALELVDKGLAYVCFLSADQQREYRGTLTEGGKPSPYRDTPPAENRKLFEKMRAGGFKEGECVLRAKIDMSSPIMCMRDPILYRVRFQNHHQTGDTWCIYPMYDFAHCISDAIEAVTHSLCTLEFQDNRRLYDWILDNITLPNATRPRQYEFSRLNLEYTVMSKRKLHQLVDDKLVTGWDDPRMPTISGLRRRGFTPASLRDFAERIGISKVDSFTEMSILEAAVRDDLNVHAPRSMAVLNPLKVVIENYPEGQIESIQAPLHPQNEAMGKREIFFSRELYIDRDDFREEANKHFKRLILGKEVRLRNAYIIKAERFENDENGELKTIYCSYDPETLGKNPADGRKVKGVIHWVEASKAVPAEFHLYDRLFSVPNPAKAEDFEAVLNPDSLVIKKGYVEPGLVDAQKELAYQFEREGYFCRDNTLPGLVFNRTVGLRDTWSENAS from the coding sequence ATGAGTCATGCTGAAACGGGCGATCGCGCCACCCATTTTATTCGAAATATTATTGATGAAGACTTAGCATCCGGGTTGCATCAACAGATTCAAACCCGTTTTCCGCCTGAACCCAATGGCTACTTACATATTGGTCATGCAAAATCTATTTGCTTAAATTTTGGCTTGGCGCTTGATTATAACGGGCAATGTAACTTGCGTTTTGATGACACCAATCCCGCCAAAGAAGACCTGGAATATGTGGACTCGATTCAGCGTGATGTAAGGTGGTTAGGCTTTGAGTGGTCGGGCGAGATTCGTTATAGCTCAAGTTATTTTGAACAGTTTTTTCACTATGCGCTTGAGCTGGTGGATAAGGGCTTGGCTTATGTGTGCTTTTTGAGCGCGGATCAACAGCGCGAGTACCGCGGCACCCTGACTGAAGGGGGCAAACCCAGTCCTTATCGTGATACCCCGCCAGCTGAAAACCGTAAGTTGTTTGAAAAAATGCGCGCGGGGGGCTTTAAAGAGGGCGAGTGTGTGTTGCGTGCCAAGATAGATATGAGCTCGCCGATTATGTGTATGCGCGACCCGATTTTGTATCGGGTGCGTTTCCAAAATCACCACCAAACCGGCGATACCTGGTGTATCTACCCAATGTATGACTTTGCGCATTGTATTTCTGATGCGATTGAGGCGGTGACCCATTCGTTGTGTACCCTAGAGTTTCAGGATAACCGTCGGTTATATGACTGGATTTTAGACAATATTACCCTGCCCAATGCTACGCGTCCGCGTCAGTATGAGTTCTCGCGCTTGAACTTGGAATACACCGTGATGTCCAAGCGTAAGCTGCATCAGTTGGTGGATGATAAATTAGTGACGGGTTGGGATGACCCGCGCATGCCAACGATTTCTGGTTTGCGTCGCCGTGGTTTTACGCCAGCCTCTTTGCGCGACTTTGCGGAACGGATTGGAATTAGTAAAGTCGATAGTTTTACTGAAATGTCGATTTTGGAAGCCGCCGTGCGTGATGATTTGAATGTCCATGCACCGCGTTCCATGGCGGTGCTGAATCCGCTGAAAGTGGTGATTGAAAACTACCCTGAAGGTCAGATTGAATCGATTCAAGCCCCGCTCCATCCGCAAAATGAGGCGATGGGTAAGCGCGAGATTTTCTTTAGTCGTGAGCTCTATATTGATCGTGATGATTTCCGTGAAGAAGCAAATAAGCATTTCAAACGCTTGATATTAGGCAAAGAAGTACGTTTGCGTAATGCCTATATCATCAAAGCCGAGCGTTTTGAAAACGACGAAAATGGCGAACTAAAAACAATTTACTGTAGCTATGATCCAGAAACGCTAGGCAAAAACCCAGCTGATGGTCGTAAAGTTAAGGGTGTTATTCATTGGGTTGAGGCTAGTAAAGCCGTGCCTGCTGAGTTTCATTTGTATGATCGCTTGTTTAGCGTACCTAACCCTGCCAAGGCTGAGGATTTTGAAGCGGTATTAAACCCGGATTCGTTAGTGATTAAAAAAGGTTATGTGGAACCAGGCCTGGTGGATGCGCAAAAAGAATTGGCCTATCAGTTTGAGCGCGAAGGCTATTTCTGTCGTGACAACACCTTACCAGGCCTGGTGTTTAACCGCACCGTCGGCCTACGCGACACCTGGAGCGAAAACGCGAGCTAA
- a CDS encoding peptidylprolyl isomerase, translating to MKTTPSRLVLSLTLFIGLFFSSFILKADNPQVLIETNKGSMIIELYPNEAPLSVENFLNYVNSGYYDGTIFHRVIGNFMIQGGGFEADFKRKPTHAPIQNEADNGLQNRIGTIAMARTNDPHSATSQFFINVANNNSLDFREKTPRAWGYAVFGRVTDGMRTVNTIRTVPTTSQNGHQDVPVEPVIIERARQIK from the coding sequence ATGAAAACAACCCCCTCTCGTTTAGTTCTTAGTCTGACCCTGTTTATTGGCCTGTTCTTCAGCAGTTTTATCCTTAAGGCTGATAACCCTCAGGTTCTGATTGAAACCAATAAAGGCTCAATGATTATCGAACTCTACCCAAACGAAGCGCCCCTATCGGTTGAAAACTTCTTAAATTATGTTAACAGTGGCTATTATGACGGCACTATTTTTCATCGCGTCATTGGTAACTTTATGATCCAAGGCGGTGGTTTTGAAGCCGATTTCAAACGCAAACCTACCCATGCACCGATTCAAAATGAGGCGGATAATGGCCTGCAAAACCGAATTGGCACGATAGCCATGGCGCGTACCAATGACCCCCATTCAGCGACCTCCCAATTTTTTATTAATGTTGCCAATAATAACTCACTCGACTTTCGTGAAAAAACTCCACGCGCATGGGGCTATGCCGTATTTGGTCGCGTCACTGACGGAATGCGTACCGTAAATACGATTCGAACCGTACCGACCACCAGTCAAAATGGGCATCAAGATGTTCCCGTGGAGCCGGTGATTATTGAGCGTGCAAGACAAATTAAATAA
- a CDS encoding peptidylprolyl isomerase: MTQVTFHTSMGDIKIEVDHENAPLTAENFVKYAEEGFYNGTIFHRIIPSFVVQGGGLVAGMEEKPNRDSIKNEADNGLKNLKGSLSMARTMDPNSATSQFFINLKDNDFLDHTSKDVHGWGYAVFAKIVEGMEVVQAMAKVETTNRQGHQDVPREDITIENTTVQTV, from the coding sequence ATGACACAGGTTACCTTTCACACCAGCATGGGCGATATAAAAATTGAAGTTGACCATGAAAATGCACCGCTAACCGCAGAAAACTTTGTAAAGTATGCCGAAGAGGGATTTTATAACGGCACAATTTTCCATCGTATTATTCCCAGCTTTGTTGTCCAGGGCGGTGGGCTTGTGGCTGGAATGGAAGAAAAACCTAATCGTGATTCGATCAAAAATGAAGCAGACAATGGCCTTAAAAACCTAAAAGGTTCGCTGTCAATGGCGCGAACCATGGACCCCAATTCAGCAACATCGCAATTTTTTATCAACCTAAAAGACAATGATTTTCTGGATCACACCAGCAAAGATGTGCATGGTTGGGGTTATGCCGTTTTTGCCAAGATTGTGGAAGGTATGGAGGTCGTTCAAGCCATGGCCAAGGTTGAAACCACCAACCGCCAAGGCCATCAAGATGTGCCAAGAGAAGACATTACCATTGAAAACACCACGGTTCAAACGGTATAA
- a CDS encoding UDP-2,3-diacylglucosamine diphosphatase: MAKPCYILADVHLQPDTQHPINQAFRSFLTLWASQADAIYLLGDLFEAWVGDDLGLETYAQDIGAIKALSQQGVQVFIGTGNRDFLLKKAFYRATQSQALDDISIQTIQGTDFILLHGDQLCTDDLQYQKMRRWFHNPLIQWLFLKLPKTQRNKIGQQLRAKSATYSQQKPQQIMDVSNQAVETLLNKHPNIEHLVHGHTHRPAIHHLEINEQTKTRWVLGDWRPEARILKIENGQPGLVPFNIKD; this comes from the coding sequence TTGGCTAAACCCTGCTATATACTGGCTGATGTTCACCTTCAGCCAGACACTCAACACCCCATCAATCAAGCCTTTCGATCGTTTTTAACCCTATGGGCCTCTCAAGCAGATGCTATTTACCTACTCGGTGACTTATTTGAAGCCTGGGTCGGTGATGATCTTGGACTCGAAACCTATGCCCAAGATATTGGCGCGATTAAAGCCTTGAGCCAGCAAGGCGTACAGGTGTTTATCGGCACAGGGAACCGTGACTTTTTACTCAAAAAAGCCTTTTACCGCGCCACGCAGTCGCAAGCGCTTGATGACATCAGTATCCAAACTATACAGGGTACCGACTTTATATTGTTGCACGGTGACCAACTTTGCACTGACGACCTGCAATACCAAAAAATGCGTCGATGGTTTCATAATCCGCTTATTCAGTGGCTTTTTTTAAAACTACCAAAAACCCAACGCAATAAAATTGGCCAACAACTCCGCGCAAAATCAGCTACCTATTCACAGCAAAAACCACAACAAATTATGGATGTTTCAAACCAAGCTGTAGAAACCTTACTGAACAAACACCCAAATATCGAACACCTTGTTCACGGCCATACTCATCGCCCGGCGATTCATCACCTTGAAATAAACGAGCAAACAAAAACAAGATGGGTACTGGGTGATTGGCGGCCCGAAGCCCGCATTCTAAAAATAGAAAACGGACAACCAGGCCTGGTGCCCTTTAATATTAAGGATTAA